GCGCATCCTCACGGTACCCTGCAAACGCAACCCCTAAATTATAATAAGCATCCGCATGGCCCGGATCCTGTTCCACAACTAAATTCAGTTGATTGATCAATTCATCATACAATTCCGCATTGGCAAGACAAAGCGCATATTGGAATCTCGCATCAACGTCCTCGGGGCTCAGCTCCACCGTTCTCTGTAAATAAGGCATTGCCAATTTCGGTTGATCTAACGCCATCAAGGTCAATCCAAGCATGAAGTAGGCATCGCTGTTATCCAGTCCCAAACGGATTGCCTTTTCAAACATATCCTTCGCTTCGACCAGTTTAGAATCGGTTTCATAATATAAGTTTCCTAATGAATAGTAAGCCGCTGCTGCATTTTCATCCAGCTCAATCGCCTTTTTGTAAAACTTGACCGCTTTATCCGTTTCACCCACGGCAGTCAATACATTCCCAAAGTTTATGTAGGCAACAGGCTCATTCGGATTTTCCTCGATCGCCTCATTAAAAACTTTCGCCGCTTCTTCGTATTTCCCTTGCTGCATAAATTCAATTCCTTGTTGATTATTATCCATATCCATTCACACTCCATTTTTATATTAAAAAGTATAGCATAAGCCAGTGTCGAATTCAGGCGGTACACCCGCAATCCAAAAGAAGTCCCCAACCGCAAACACAGCTGGGGACATGCTTATTTTA
This sequence is a window from Brevibacillus sp. JNUCC-41. Protein-coding genes within it:
- a CDS encoding tetratricopeptide repeat protein — protein: MDNNQQGIEFMQQGKYEEAAKVFNEAIEENPNEPVAYINFGNVLTAVGETDKAVKFYKKAIELDENAAAAYYSLGNLYYETDSKLVEAKDMFEKAIRLGLDNSDAYFMLGLTLMALDQPKLAMPYLQRTVELSPEDVDARFQYALCLANAELYDELINQLNLVVEQDPGHADAYYNLGVAFAGYREDAQAAMGYFDKALEAQPDHMLAAHGKKLMEEMNAE